A single Planctomycetota bacterium DNA region contains:
- a CDS encoding substrate-binding domain-containing protein, whose translation MRWFLALLLLISAGCGGDSDEVVVYTSVDPAYAEPIIDAFEQETGISVRLVVDTEATKSVGLAERLRAERDRPTCDVWWANEPFRTIRLADEDLFTSYTPADADAVPETLRDPDALWHSTGLRLRVLAIGDGVEGVTKLSDLTRPEIGQRAVVARPTAGTTGSHVAAIYLVLGDVEADALFADMHDAGVQIVAGNSYAAEAVARGEADFGLTDNDDVFAAQQRLSPDLQQVILSQGEGELGTLAMPTVVALTRKDRSDELDANAQKLVDYLVSRQVEDQLIQLGYAAASVRDAGGEEGGVRLIEVDYRAVAERLPVAIERATNLLETGRAE comes from the coding sequence ATGCGTTGGTTTCTTGCTCTGTTGCTGCTGATCTCGGCAGGTTGCGGTGGCGACTCGGACGAAGTCGTCGTCTACACCAGCGTCGACCCGGCCTACGCGGAGCCGATCATCGACGCCTTCGAGCAGGAAACCGGCATCTCCGTGCGGCTGGTCGTCGACACCGAAGCGACCAAGAGCGTCGGGCTGGCCGAGCGGCTTCGGGCGGAACGCGATCGGCCGACGTGCGATGTCTGGTGGGCCAACGAGCCGTTCCGGACGATCCGTCTCGCGGACGAAGATCTGTTCACTTCGTACACGCCGGCCGACGCGGACGCGGTCCCGGAGACGCTTCGCGACCCGGATGCCCTTTGGCACTCAACCGGGCTTCGACTGCGGGTCCTGGCAATCGGTGACGGCGTTGAGGGCGTGACGAAGCTCAGCGATTTGACCCGGCCAGAGATCGGACAGCGTGCCGTCGTCGCGAGGCCCACGGCGGGGACGACCGGCAGTCACGTCGCGGCGATCTACCTCGTCCTGGGCGACGTCGAGGCCGACGCGTTGTTCGCGGACATGCACGACGCGGGCGTTCAGATCGTCGCCGGCAACAGCTACGCTGCCGAAGCCGTCGCCCGCGGCGAGGCAGACTTTGGTCTCACCGACAATGACGACGTCTTCGCCGCCCAGCAACGCCTCTCGCCCGATCTTCAGCAGGTCATCCTCTCCCAGGGCGAGGGCGAACTCGGCACGCTGGCCATGCCGACCGTCGTTGCGTTGACGCGAAAAGACCGGTCCGACGAACTCGACGCGAATGCCCAGAAGCTCGTCGACTACCTCGTCTCGCGTCAGGTTGAAGACCAGCTCATCCAACTCGGCTACGCCGCCGCATCGGTCCGCGACGCCGGGGGCGAAGAGGGTGGTGTCCGGCTGATCGAGGTCGACTACCGAGCAGTCGCCGAGCGGCTGCCGGTGGCTATCGAGCGTGCGACCAACCTGCTCGAAACGGGTCGAGCGGAGTAG